The following proteins come from a genomic window of Mus musculus strain 129S1/SvImJ chromosome 17 genomic scaffold, GRCm38.p6 alternate locus group 129S1/SvImJ 129S1/SVIMJ_MMCHR17_CTG2:
- the H2-M5 gene encoding histocompatibility 2, M region locus 5 precursor (The RefSeq protein has 1 substitution compared to this genomic sequence) yields the protein MRSPALSTLLSLLLTGALALTLVRAGIHSLQFFATTMTQPGLREHSFIFVVFVDDTQFLCYNNKGKNQRMEPRALWVKQMGPEYWEQQTRTVKVIEKIALVNLQEAMDIYNHSKDGSHVFQCVYGCEVGPDGLFLRGHEKHAYDGRDYLTLSPDLHSWVAGDTAAQITLRRWEKSGVSEQRQSFLKGECVESLRTYLEIGKETLLRTDPPKAHVTHHPRPEGEVTLRCWALGFYPANIILTWQWDEEDLTQDMDLIETRPAGDGTFQKWASVVVPSGEEQRYTCHVQHEGLTQPLVLKWDPSKHTIPIMGITVGLLLFGVVFTGAVVAIVMRKRKGFQIIILKTFLKG from the exons ATGAGAAGCCCTGCGCTCTCTACCCTCCTATCCTTGCTGCTCACCGGAGCTTTGGCCTTGACCCTGGTTCGCGCAG GCATCCATTCCTTGCAGTTTTTTGCCACCACCATGACCCAGCCTGGTTTGAGGGAGCATTCCTTCATCTTTGTCGTCTTCGTGGACGACACACAGTTCCTGTGCTACAACAATAAGGGGAAAAATCAGAGAATGGAGCCACGCGCTCTGTGGGTGAAGCAGATGGGGCCAGAGTATTGGGAACAGCAGACCAGGACTGTCAAGGTCATTGAGAAGATTGCCCTAGTGAATTTGCAGGAGGCCATGGACATCTACAACCACAGCAAGGATG GCTCTCACGTCTTTCAGTGTGTGTATGGCTGCGAAGTGGGGCCAGATGGACTCTTCCTCCGTGGGCATGAGAAGCACGCATACGACGGCCGCGATTACCTCACCCTAAGCCCGGACCTGCACTCCTGGGTCGCAGGCGACACAGCTGCGCAGATCACGCTGCGCAGGTGGGAGAAGTCTGGTGTCTCTGAGCAAAGGCAATCCTTCTTGAAGGGCGAGTGTGTGGAGTCGCTCCGCACATACCTGGAGATAAGGAAGGAGACTCTGCTAAGAACAG ATCCTCCCAAGGCACATGTGACCCATCACCCCAGACCTGAAGGTGAAGTCACCCTGAGGTGCTGGGCCCTGGGCTTCTACCCTGCTAACATCATCCTGACCTGGCAGTGGGATGAGGAAGACCTGACTCAGGACATGGACCTCATTGAGACCAGACCTGCAGGGGATGGGACCttccagaagtgggcatctgtgGTGGTACCTTCTGGAGAGGAACAGAGATACACATGTCATGTGCAACATGAGGGGCTAACCCAGCCCCTTGTTCTAAAATGGG accCTTCTAAGCACACCATTCCCATCATGGGAATCACTGTTGGCCTGCTTCTCTTTGGAGTTGTGTTTACTGGAGCTGTGGTTGCCATagtgatgaggaagaggaaag GTTTTCAGATAATAATTCTAAAAACATTCCTGAAGGGCTGA